In Mastomys coucha isolate ucsf_1 unplaced genomic scaffold, UCSF_Mcou_1 pScaffold9, whole genome shotgun sequence, the genomic window CAGGTGAGTGGCCCTGATGTCTGGCAGAGGACTggctgagagagaaaggagtagaGATGGTATTGAATGTGTAGGAAGGCTAGGCTTCCAGGCTCCTGGTCTCGGAGAGCCTCAGGTCTcgggggttgggggcggggctCATATAGGATGGGAACGTGAGAGTGGCTTTCTCATTGGCTTTTGCTCATAGGCTGTTGCATTCTTGGCAATGATTGTGGGAACCCACACCGTCAGTTTGCGGATCCAGGAGGACTGCAGCCACTTGCCCAGCTGCTGTCCCAGCAAAGAGCACGAACGCCCTGAGGAGTGGCTGAAGTGGAGCGCTGCATCTGTGTCTCCCCCAGAGCCTCTGGGCCACACCCACCACCCAGAATCCTGCAGGGCCAGCAAGGATGGCCCCCTCAACAGCAGGGCCATCTCTCCTTGGAGCTATGAGTGAGTGTACTTAGTCCCCTCCTGAATGTACTCATGTATCCCCCAGGGGATGGATGAGGGGCCAGGAGAGTTTCACCCAATTTGacctattttaattaattaagcaGACCAGAAAGGTTTGAGCTACACAGGTAGCTCAAACCTCATTTATGTTGGGTGGTGTTTTCaaagttccttccttccttctttcctctacaTTATGTTCTAGAGACTAACATATAGGTCAAATGCAACAATGTATGTAAAGCCTGTATCTACATGGATTCTGTTTCTTGTTTGGTTTCAACTGTAACTCATATTTCTCTAAAGTATCAAGTAGTAGTATGTGACATAGACACAAAACACCACCAACTGCTGTCACTCAACTCTTGTGGGGCAGGTGGGAGGCCAGATCCCTAGACTTGTTATCTTTAATCAAAACCAAGGTTCTCTTAGTCTTTTATACAGTTTGTCATATATTGTAACTCTATCTATGCCATAATATGAAATTGGGACAGAGAAACAATTTACAAATTAGGATCTTAGGGATTCCAAACATATGTTTTCCTTCCTGTGTCTTCACATGGTTATATGcatctcccccccacacacccctccCTTCCACGTGTCTTGCTTATCATTAGCTTTGAGGAGTTATAGAAGTACTCCTGGTATAGAGAGCTGGACTAAGACACCAGTTCATAATACTTTGGAGTACTCTCAGAGGCTACGTGGAAGACCTGCTTGGGAGCGCGGGGGTCTCAGCTACACCTGTCCTACACAGTGACCTACAACATATGCTCTAGACAGCACTGGTCGCACTAGCTGTTTCTcacggggaaaaaaaaaggaatggtgTCAAGTTAAGTTTGTGAAAGGCTACAAAGTCCCATCCCTTGAAGTTTCAATGCTCTCCATACATTATAATTGGCAAGAAGTCTACAAAAAGAAACCATTAGTTTTCCCCAAACTTAGTGGATTGCAGaagcttttgtttttcagatagaCATACAGATTgacaaataataacaacaaaatcccaaGGTATTTATTATAGACTCTACTTTGGGAAATGCTTGGACCCCAGTTGGACCCGTTTCCCAGGGCTTGTACGGGAAATGGTTCTACCACACTGGGGCTTCCCGCTAGGCTATTGGATACTTTTTTAGTATCTTctttccagtttttgttttgatctgtttttttttttttttttNNNNNNNNNNNNNNNNNNNNNNNNNNNNNNNNNNNNNNNNNNNNNNNNNNNNNNNNNNNNNNNNNNNNNNNNNNNNNNNNNNNNNNNNNNNNNNNNNNNNNNNNNNNNNNNNNNNNNNNNNNNNNNNNNNNNNNNNNNNNNNNNNNNNNNNNNNNNNNNNNNNNNNNNNNNNNNNNNNNNNNNNNNNNNNNNNNNNNNNNNNNNNNNNNNNNNNNNNNNNNNNNNNNNNNNNNNNNNNNNNNNNNNNNNNNNNNNNNNNNNNNNNNNNNNNNNNNNNNNNNNNNNNNNNNNNNNNNNNNNNNNNNNNNNtttttgtttgttttttgttttttgttttttgttttttgttgttgccaCAAATCTTTTCTGAAacggtaagaaaaaaaaagtctttcctaTGACCTAAATGTGCTTGTAATCCATGCTTGGACAGAGGCTGGAGGGTGGACATGAAGCAGCTCTCCGTGGGGAGTAGGTAGAGCAAAAGGAGACACTTGGTGTTCGCtatgtattcttttatatgtGCTTGACTGTGTGGcacaggttagcctcaaactcatggccgtctttgcctcagcctctcatgtgctgggattacaggcatgtgccactatacctgcCTCACGGCagtttttagttttataataGCTGTCATTTAGATAAACACCATAAAATGTAATACTTTACTAAGAAGCCTCATGTGTATCAGACTGGTGCAGCTCTGGCCTGTGGAGGCTAGCAGGCCAGTCTTCACCTTCCTCTGTACTGTAAGAGGCTGTCACAGCTATGGCCTGGCATTGAGGGCCACTAGAAAAGCCCCTTTCTTGTTGCCTACCTATATTAGTAATGGGAGGAAATAAGTCTCAGAGAGGAAGGGGTAGCATTCAAAGTTACACAGTATTGGGTGCCAGAACAGGTCCCCAACCACaccatttcctccctccagcttCTCCACCCCACCTACCCCTTGCTTCTGGACTGATCAGCTCTGTCCCCACAGGTTGGACAGGGACTTGAACCGGGTCCCCCAGGATCTGTACCATGCTCGATGCCTGTGCCCACACTGCGTCAGCCTACAGACAGGCTCCCACATGGACCCACTGGGCAACTCAGTACCACTTTACCACAACCAGACGGTCTTCTACCGGCGGCCATGCCATGGCGAGGAAGGTTCCCACGGCCGCTACTGCTTAGAGCGCAGGCTCTACAGAGTCTccttggcttgtgtgtgtgtgcggccCCGTGTCATGGCTTAGTCATGTTCTCCACCTTCCCGAGGCTGATCCCGTTGGGAGAGTGGGCCAGGTATACAATCATCTTGCCAAAGTGGGCCAGGTACCTGAGTGTTCAAGCCCTCCAAAGCCCTACCTGAAGCAGCAGGCTCCCGGGACAAGATGGAGGACTTGGGGAGAAACTCTGACTTTTGCACTTTTTGAAAGCACTTTTGGGAAGGAGCAGGTTCAGCTTGTGCCGCTGGAAGATGCCATTGTGGCATTTCCTCTCAGGAACGAACTCCAAAGGCCTGCTGACCCTGGAAGCCATACTCCtggctcttcctttcctctcagtcCCTGAGTCCCGCACTAGCACTTTCTCCACCTTTCCCCTTTTGCCTTTTGTTGCATCTGTTTGTGAATGCCAATACTGTGTGCAGCTAGGTATGATTACTTTGAAGCGGATGGTTCTGAAGTGAAAGCTGTTATCGAACATGAAGAGATTTATCcaaataaatatctgtattttaaaatggtcATGTTTGTCTTTGGCATCTGTGGTACTTGAGCATCCTATAGTCCCCAGCTGGGTCCTTTCTCCTCTCTAGGTCTTTCTCCACTCTGCAACTCTCCCTACTTTCCTTGGGTGTCCATTACAtccacccttcccctcccttcccctggtCCATCCCTGAACAGAAGGGTGGGGGTCAGACAGCTCAACatggaggagagacagaaggcCATTGAGGCACTGCAGTAGACACACAGCGCCCCCTTGTCTCGCCAACAATCCTCCTTTGTCCTCTGGTTCTGGCTGTTGCAGCTTGGTCCATCAGGGTATTGCCTGGGCTGGGTTCCAGTTCCCACCTCccttaaaggaaaagagagaaaggcccAGCCAAATAAGAGGGTTAAGGTTATGGGAGGGGGCATAGACATCTTCAGGCTTTGGTTGCTGGGGACTCCttgctctgcctgtctctctcctaCCCCGCAACTCCTCTGGTTTCTTTCCCATGTCTTCTTCTCCTTGTTCCTTCTTTCGTTCTTCAGGGTGGGTTaggccagaggaagaggagggttaACCACctctctctcacccctccccatgcctcctAGGGGCCCTGCAGGCCAGAGCAGAGGCACTCTGGGCAGCTGGGTGAAGCCCATCTGGGCAAGCCTTCCCTGGGTACTGCTTTTCCCCAGAGTCCTACAGCAGGCCCCAGCTTCACTTTCAGGCTCCTGTTTGCTTCTCTAACCAGACTTCTGTTCCCCTTCCTGGGCTGCTGGGAATCTGGTGAGGGAGAGTCTGTGCCCCGTGAGCCTCACAGAGATGTTCAGTGCTTGGGATCGCCGGGAACGGCCCCCAGAGGAAGGAGCAGCTGCAGAGCTCCAGGGCTTCGGAGTGGACAAGAccttcctgtcttccctcaaAGGCATCCTGCTGGAAACTGAGCTGGTAACAGCTGCCTCCCCAACCTCGTGCCCCCATCTCTCCCATCCCAGCCCCCTGGCACGGCTCTGGGCTGGCCTCCTGTGCTCGTTCACCATTTCCCAGCCCCCTTCCCAGGTTTTCTGTCTTCCCACTCCCAGGCTTACCTTCTGCAGCTCCTAGCTTTCTGGCCGCTTCTCTATCTGGAGGCAGTTATAGCATGCATCATTCACCGCAAGACGGAAGTTAGATGGAAAGATAGCTTTCTAGGATACTGAGGGAATGAGccatgggtgggggtgggaagaggaCGGACAGGAAGAAGGCCAGTCTGTCTCCCTCCGGCTTCTAGGAAGGCTACTTCTTGACATGTCCAAGTTTAAGTATCCAAGAGGGTAGATCTCCGGCAGCCACACCTTATCGTCAGTTGTGGCCCATTGCCATCTAGTCTCAGGTTTGCCCTGGTTACTGAGCAAGACCACAGCACTCACAACAGGGCATCCTTCTTACCTGCCATCCTCCATGCAGCAAGCTCCTGCCTTCCAAGCCTCTCTCAGCGAGGAATCTGCTCTTGTCATCTGACTTTTAGTCATCAGGAGTAGGAAAAGCTTTGTGGGGCAGAGGTGGTGTGAGTTGCTGTGTACCTTGTGTTCTGTGTCCCCGGGGACTCCCCTGGGGCTGTGTAGATTCCAAACTGATGGAGTTGCTGGGATTCCTGGGATAGCAGGAGTAGGAGGATGGAGAGGCCCTCGATGGTCCCTGACACTAGGGATGAGTCACTTCTTTGCCTTCATTGAGAACTCTTCCTTCTCAGTGAGGCTGGAGTAAAAGTATCAGCTGAGAAGAGGGGCTCCCAACCACAGCCAAACCATGGTCTGGCCTATGCATGTGTCTCCTCAGAAAGCTCCCCGTATTTGGTCCTGCAGGCCCTGACCTTCATCATCTTCATTTGTTTCACGGCCTCCATCTCCGCCTACATGGCCGCAGCGTTGCTAGAGTTCTTCATCACACTggctttcctcttcctctacGCCACGCAGTACTACCAGCGCTTCGATAGGCTTAACTGGCCTTGTCTGGTGAGGAACACTGTCTCTCCCACCCCATCCtggtctcttccttctctctggttGCCCAATTTTCCTGTAGCCTTGTGACTCCCCCTCATTTCCACAGCTGAGCTGTGCTTTGACTCGTGCTGTGCCCTGTGCTCAAACATGAACTTTTGACACCCATAAGAGTGGGTGCCCATAAGGGTCATCAAGGAGGATGTACAGACCTTAGGCCTGTTCTTCCATGCATTAAAGGCCTAGCTCAGTCCCACTCCATGTGGCATGTTTACTGgtctcccctctgcctcctggctgatctAGATTTATCTGCTTTCATCCTCTGGGTAGGGTTCTGACCT contains:
- the Cmtm5 gene encoding CKLF-like MARVEL transmembrane domain-containing protein 5 isoform X4, producing MFSAWDRRERPPEEGAAAELQGFGVDKTFLSSLKGILLETELALTFIIFICFTASISAYMAAALLEFFITLAFLFLYATQYYQRFDRLNWPCLGSDLTPLEVLGMCLGASLGRNSISEDQTGKAD
- the Cmtm5 gene encoding CKLF-like MARVEL transmembrane domain-containing protein 5 isoform X2; this translates as MFSAWDRRERPPEEGAAAELQGFGVDKTFLSSLKGILLETELALTFIIFICFTASISAYMAAALLEFFITLAFLFLYATQYYQRFDRLNWPCLDFLRCLSAIIIFLVVSFAAVTSREGAAIAAFVFGIILVSVFAYDAFKIYRTELMPGTTEGDQQ
- the Cmtm5 gene encoding CKLF-like MARVEL transmembrane domain-containing protein 5 isoform X1, translating into MFSAWDRRERPPEEGAAAELQGFGVDKTFLSSLKGILLETELALTFIIFICFTASISAYMAAALLEFFITLAFLFLYATQYYQRFDRLNWPCLDFLRCLSAIIIFLVVSFAAVTSREGAAIAAFVSSFLQCSPAPNTYGCAPNIACACSYIIPSLLGPISPLP
- the Il25 gene encoding interleukin-25, translated to MYQAVAFLAMIVGTHTVSLRIQEDCSHLPSCCPSKEHERPEEWLKWSAASVSPPEPLGHTHHPESCRASKDGPLNSRAISPWSYELDRDLNRVPQDLYHARCLCPHCVSLQTGSHMDPLGNSVPLYHNQTVFYRRPCHGEEGSHGRYCLERRLYRVSLACVCVRPRVMA